In one Silene latifolia isolate original U9 population chromosome 10, ASM4854445v1, whole genome shotgun sequence genomic region, the following are encoded:
- the LOC141606284 gene encoding uncharacterized protein LOC141606284 has translation MATLVPGVLLKLLQHMNTDVKVAGEHRSSLLQVVSIVPALAGGDLFQNQGFYLKVSDSSHATYVALPDEDDDLILSDKIQLGQYIHVDKLEAASPVPILRGVRLVPGRHPCVGTPEDIVATHSLGFLNGSSPGSKTSEKSKSAVKSLFGSKEKSPPSKLNIGSKAEQLDKKGLSITRSKSISSKPVGGLLERKELGRLKTSSSSQSIPSSPTSCYSLPTSFEKFSTVVKHQAKIKSDRGTPKLGLMEKVSAKLGLAEKGNSGHVASTTPKKQPVLSTPKKLAHVIEMGPKALRRSWEGNMEVKSKDSLKTKTSKQDMISAVRSSSVPKRNPADDRLSSKGENKVHKSSKLSKEEVKDQTPARHSNANATLDDIDRSSKPRNSISRRSVDTPNNGLPGNLVKVSAGNRRLIDASVLWTSLPSSVTRLGKEVLKLRDSAQMAAIQALQEASAAESILRCLSKYSELSTSAKEDDPQPAVEQFLALHTSLKTALLVAGSLSKTLSTGSSPDSEEIISEETLKILSEKCKQAASWTNAAVASDLSSFSVYSDRPTLAPFQASSPSQNQKVNHGNQPILVLENSSKNASPKPISKPRVSVSSKTPSPLTPRRDPRDALIGTQKTRTPPPPPPEWSKGNGLDELMDLAEKLQMESQSWFLRYVERFLDADVDTSALSDNGQIAGMLTQLKSVNDWLVEIGGGGSAREDDEDEEEVARVSCETIDRLRKKIYEYLLTHVESAAAALGNGPQSDPPSRTIDIKGRR, from the exons ATGGCTACTTTGGTACCTGGAGTTCTATTGAAGCTTCTGCAACACATGAATACGGATGTTAAAGTTGCCGGTGAGCATAGGTCGTCTTTATTGCAAGTTGTGAGCATTGTTCCTGCACTTGCTGGTGGTGATTTGTTTCAAAATCAAGGTTTTTATTTAAAAGTTTCCGATTCGTCTCATGCTACTTATGTTGCTCTTcctgatgaggatgatgatttaATCCTTAGTGATAAGATTCAATTAGGTCAGTATATTCATGTAGATAAGCTAGAAGCGGCGTCCCCGGTTCCTATTCTTAGAGGTGTGAGGCTTGTTCCTGGTAGACACCCTTGTGTAGGTACCCCGGAAGATATTGTGGCAACTCATTCTCTTGGATTTCTGAACGGTTCGTCTCCTGGGTCAAAAACCAGTGAGAAGTCAAAATCAGCTGTTAAGTCATTGTTTGGTAGTAAGGAGAAATCTCCTCCATCTAAACTGAATATTGGTAGCAAAGCCGAGCAGTTAGATAAGAAAGGACTATCGATAACTAGATCAAAGTCGATATCATCGAAACCTGTCGGTGGTTTATTGGAGAGAAAAGAATTAGGAAGGTTGAAGACCTCGAGTTCTTCACAATCAATACCGTCATCTCCTACAAGTTGTTATTCACTTCCTACTTCATTTGAGAAGTTTTCAACTGTGGTTAAACATCAAGCAAAGATTAAGAGTGATAGAGGAACTCCGAAGTTGGGCTTAATGGAGAAAGTGTCTGCTAAATTAGGACTAGCGGAGAAGGGTAATTCTGGACATGTGGCGAGCACAACGCCAAAGAAGCAGCCTGTATTGAGTACTCcaaagaaattggctcatgtaaTAGAGATGGGACCAAAGGCATTGAGACGAAGTTGGGAAGGGAATATGGAGGTTAAGAGTAAGGATAGTTTGAAGACGAAAACAAGCAAGCAGGATATGATCTCTGCAGTCCGGAGTTCATCT GTACCTAAGAGAAATCCAGCGGATGACAGGTTATCTTCGAAAGGAGAGAATAAAGTGCATAAATCCTCAAAGTTGTCGAAAGAAGAAGTTAAAGATCAGACTCCTGCAAGACATTCAAATGCGAATGCAACATTGGATGATATTGATCGATCAAGTAAACCGAGAAATTCGATTAGCAGGAGATCAGTGGATACTCCTAACAATGGTTTACCGGGAAATCTGGTGAAGGTCTCTGCCGGAAACAGGAGATTGATTGATGCTAGTGTCTTATGGACTTCTCTTCCTTCCTCTGTCACTAGGCTGGGAAAG GAAGTTCTAAAGCTTAGAGATTCAGCACAAATGGCTGCAATACAGGCATTGCAGGAAGCTTCTGCAGCAGAGAGTATACTTCGCTGTTTGAG CAAGTACTCCGAGTTAAGTACATCAGCCAAGGAGGATGACCCTCAACCAGCAGTAGAACAGTTCTTGGCTCTACACACAAGCTTGAAGACTGCTCTTCTTGTAGCCGGatctctctctaaaactctctCAACTGGGTCATCACCGGATAGTGAAGAAATAATATCAGAGGAGACACTTAAGATCCTGTCCGAGAAATGTAAACAAGCagcgtcctggactaatgctgctGTGGCCTCAGATTTATCATCCTTCTCGGTATATAGCGATCGACCAACGCTTGCCCCTTTTCAAGCTTCATCCCCCTCACAAAATCAGAAAGTCAACCATGGAAATCAACCCATCTTGGTTCTCGAGAACTCCAGTAAAAACGCTTCTCCAAAACCCATATCCAAACCTCGCGTATCAGTCAGCTCTAAGACTCCATCACCTTTAACTCCACGCCGAGACCCACGAGATGCACTAATTGGGACACAAAAGACACGGACTCCTCCACCCCCGCCTCCTGAATGGTCCAAAGGAAATGGTCTTGATGAATTAATGGACTTGGCGGAGAAGCTCCAGATGGAATCTCAAAGCTGGTTCTTGAGATACGTGGAGCGGTTCTTGGATGCTGACGTGGACACGTCTGCATTGTCAGACAATGGTCAAATAGCCGGTATGCTGACTCAGCTAAAGAGTGTCAATGATTGGTTAGTTGAAATAGGTGGAGGTGGTTCCGCGAGAGAGGATGATGAGGACGAAGAGGAAGTAGCTCGGGTCTCATGTGAAACCATTGACAGATTGAGAAAGAAGATTTACGAGTATCTTCTAACCCACGTCGAATCAGCTGCTGCAGCTCTTGGAAACGGTCCACAGTCAGATCCGCCCTCCCGAACAATAGATATTAAAGGAAGACGATAA